tttttttgtcatattagcttgaactgtcatgggattctggaagcagaatattaaataggctgtttaggaaaaatcccgaaatctgtagctccctctgaagcctgtaatcgtgcttacaaaaatcgagcgctcccggctgtttttaaccaatcacgttaggtttattatttatctattatctgagcagaacagtcaccaaccacgtcttccatgctgagcgtgagtctgcccccagcttgtgtgcgcgcacactggtgtgaactcacgtgcacaaactcgtccacagaggggggggggggggcctgaaagttgtatcagttcgaattttccgactttagactcggaattttgaaaacctgccgacggcagctttaaagctcAAAGTAGAATCGAAGACATAAAAACAGTAGTAATAAGAAACTCTATTCAAGGTATTTGTAAGTACAATAAATAATGGTGAAGATTAGCACAGTGTAATAGTTGTATAACATTGTAGTGGTGGTTTATCTATAATTTAACCCAGCACTGCATTATATTTGGCTACTACTGCACAATTTCCTCAACATAAATGCAGTCTTTtgagaaaaatgttttgttaaatgtagGTATTTTTCCAGGTTATAttcactgcctttttttttggcCATTACCATTTTGTcaattctttgtttattttatttcaacacTGTATATCATGCTTACAACATTATTACTTAAATCCTGTAATGTTAAACGATGACCAAGTCACCTGCCATCCAGGTtcatttttttgcacaaaattgAATGTAAAGTAAATTCTGATTTCCCACATTCATCATAGAAAGAGATAATGGTCAGTATTTACATGTAAAGATAAAGGGAATCTCACTGAGGCATTACAGTGTATGTATTAGGTAAATCCATATAGTGACGGACATTCTTATTGTTGTAACTGAGGGACTGTTTTTCTATTATTCCCCAGCCACAGCAGTAGCCAGCAGccttcctcatcttcctcctcctcccaggTCCCACTGAGCCAGGCTGGTGGTCGCTCGGTCGTTGCCTTTAGCCAGTCAGAATCCCGCATCTTCACCAGCGCACAGCTAGATGAAAACCGACTGCCACGGGACAACTCTGTTGGGGATCACTCAGAGACTGACCGGAGAGATGCACCGGGCAGAGGACAGCAGATGGTCATGTTGATCCAAGCACCAGCTCTGACCTCAAAGTTCCAGACAAACCCAAGACACTCAGCACTCCAGCGTGCACCTCCCCAAATCCAAATTCACAGCGCTGTATCACTCCAGCGGCAGAGCTCGGACTTCCACCATGCTGCTCAGGCCCAAACTCTTCAAGCCCCTCCGGAGGACATTGGAGCTCCACCCACCACTAGAAAAGAAAGATCTCACCCTCTTGTAGATAAAGTGAGGACAGGCAAGGATGGAGAGGATGTGAAAGTCAAAGTGGAGGCCATTGTTATTTCtgatgaggagacagaggaggagaaagaggaaagCAGGGACGGAGAACTGGTGATGGAAGTGGAAGATGAGTTTGAAGATGACATCCAGGAAGAGGAGATGAGGAGCCCTCAGTTTCTCCCCTCCCATCCACAGGGCCTCTTACAAATCAACTCCCATTCAGGTGACTACTCCTTCCCCCtctctccctcttcctcctcctctggtgcCGGACCTTCCTCCCAGGACACTACAACCTTTACCGCTTCCCTCATCACTCCGTCCACATCTCAGCAGCATTCAGACGCTCCTACCTACTTTCAGGACCTCCAGGACTCTATGGGGAGCTTTGTGGAGGATGTCCCAACATGCGGGGTCTGCGGAAAGACTTTCTCATGCACCTACACTCTAAGGCGTCACGCCATCGTGCACACTCGTGAACGCCCTTATGAGTGTCGCTACTGCTACCGGAGCTACACACAATCGGGAGACTTGTACCGACACATTCGCAAAGCTCATGATCACACCCTACCGGCCAAACGCAGTAAGGCAGACACGGAGCCTTCCCTGCCACCCCAGCCTCCACCGCCTGCTCTTAGCTAACAAACACGCTTAGTATTTCTATACTCAAACACGCATACACAAACATAAACCTACGATCCCAGCTCTGGTTTTATAATCCTAATTCAGAAAAGGTAAGAATGGTAAAGGAAAATGGAAGTTTTCTGGCTCTTATTTCATTGCAGAGAACATGGACCCAaactgtttcatgtttttggcttatcaacatttctttttttttttttactacatgtCCTTTTTTGCATTTCAGGGCAGCAACTCGTTCCCCAAAAGCTGGGAGCATTGTAATCTATCCATTCACCTGCACAACAGTTGAGGTGTTCTAGCATTGAGGATAGGAAGCATTTTAGCTGTTCTTCCTGTTGTCACTTCTGAAGCAACAGAACGGTGAATTTAGGCCAGTCCAAAGGCACTGATTCAACCCCAGAACATCACAGGGCCTGGCTTCGGGACTTGTTGGTGAGACCAGTCTGGATGGAGCTTTTCATGTTTGATACGGGGTTAAAGTTGTTCATTTCTTCCTGTAAAGGTCTTTAACGTTGATTGTTCTGACCGCAGTAAACACTTCCACTGTGTGGTGGTTATAATATCTGATGGCCCTGAGGTTGACACCGCTCCAGGCCAGGGTTAGTGCTGTGCTTGTTTTTGCACAGTAAAGCAATTACAACAATTACAACGTTTTAAAACATTCCAGTAGTTTTCTCAAATAACTGAAGATCTTCAGCCCATCTTTGCTCTCCTCAGCGTTTCATGGATACTGCTTttactgttttctgtttttgtagTCACGTGTTGACGTTACCCGTTTAAAATACGTTGTTGGGGGGTTGATGAGGTTGTTGTTTACCTCATCACAAGCCCTAAATTGCTCTTATGCCAacattttaatgtttaaaaaaaacagatgtatAAGACCAAACATGCAATGTTTCTGGGTTTATCCCGTCTGCAATGAAATGAGTCGTTTATCTGGAAACCTAACTCAAGTTCTTAATGAATCTAAAAGAAATTGTCAGGAAAAAGCAAAAAGGTCACAATCGCCAAGACATTTTTAAGATTTTATTAGTTTCCTTCATCCACTTGTTCAAAAGAATATTCAATGCATAACAATTAAAAACCAATGGAACCAGAACAAATTCCCCTTTATGGaacctttaaataatttgttttttttttttttctttaagatgTGTAAATAAAGTGAGATTATTTGGATATTTAAATCCCATCAGACTTAACTGAAATAGGACTAAAGAAAAGTTCCAATTTGATTGATTTGTACATATATGATCATTATATTGATCCCAGACGTTCATTCCTTCTCTCCAGCAGTTTTGGAGCTCCTTCGATCAAATTTAATTTTcttaaatttaatcaaaaatgATTCTGATTGTATTTATTCAATAATGGTTTGTTTTGGGGATATAAACACTACCCAAATGGACCTAACAGTTACCTTATTAGTCGCATACTTAAAGTAATAAGTGATGCTGTATGACTGACAAAACTGTTTAACCAAATTACTAAGAAGCCCTGCTTTCCACTACCACCTTTTAACTCACTTTGTTACTAAAACCATTCTGTTCTCGGTGTCtcaatagatttttttatttatttttttaaatctgtaatTGTTGTCTCACCTGCATAAATactgtttttttctattcttctgAGGAGCTTTGTCGCAGGAGTAAACGCCGTCACAGTGAAATCcttctcattttttttaaactaactcGCTTAATGTTGATGTGTGACTGGAGTCTCCGAGAACCATAAACCTGATAAACAGAATTAAgtgttgaattgaattggaatCAGCACCCGTGCTATTTACTGTGCTACTCTTTGTTATATGTAGGAGGTATGTCACACTAGGCTTGCAGTTTTCAAACATATTCGTCACGACTGAACATTTTTACAACACAGAATGATTCAGAAGCTGTAATACTCGACAGAGATGGTTTGTTACGTGTACTGGAGTAAGGGGGGTGCTATTGTGCCTAAATTCCCTCAGTTTTCATCTGTACAGCTGTGTTTGCAGTGTGACTGTGTGCCAGCACAGTCTGATTACAGTGGCGTTGTGTTGTCTTGTGATTTACAGGATGAAACAAACAGAGCTGCTTTCTCAGACACACCTTCCATTTCTTCATTTATAATCAACTGGTGCCATTTTATAACTTTCAGCAGAAGCTTTTCCGCCTTCAGATTTGGTGCATAGAGTATATTTGGCGTGCCAAATGGTCATCTGGACCTTGTTTTCTCTTCTACATTCCTCCCGTTGTCCTCAGCCCAGTGAAAAGTCTCACATGAGGAAAAAGTGGCAGCTGAGTGAATGTCTCAAATGAGCAAAGATCTTTCATGTTGTGTCTTTAGAGAACAAGACAATCTTTTAGTGTTAAGTTGGGTCCTCGTTGTGCTTGTGCTGCACTAACTTTTGATTTTGCTGGATGTTTTACTTATGTTGACGTTCTCCATCAGGTATTCTGGGCTAACTTTAAAATTGTTGTTGACCTTCCGTCCCTCGTTGCCTGGTAGCATAGCAGATGAAGTGAGAGGCAGCAGTGTATGAGTTAATGTTTCCCTGTGGCCTGTCCCTCTGGGGGTTTAACACAACAGTTCAAGCAAATTTAAACACGTGcagttttctgccttttctttaaCTGTCTAAATGTAAACTTTGTGCCTGAATGACTGTTTGACACTCTGGAATTTACTTCTTCTGCACTATTTTACATGTTTGGGACACTTTCTGTACAGTGACGTGTGTTGCTTAAACTGGATACTCGTGAGGGATATTAAGTGACTATATAGACAGCGTTCTGGTTGCCGGTGTTCCAAATCTAAATGTTACCTTGTGAATAAACACTGTCCAGTGGAAACATGTAAATGTGGTCGTGTTTCAGTAAATCACACGATACTCTTTCAGctgtcagtatttttttttttatttgtaatttaTGTACAAAAGAACATATACAAAAATCTAAACGTTTATATTGTATCTTATTGCTAGTCAACAGTAACACAGCTTAACAGGTTCATAATTCTCAATCCTTTTCACTTTTGCAGTTGGGTTTCACTTGTAACATGCTGACGATTACACTGATGACTCCTCAAGGTTTTGTCAGTCTTTTTCAATCTTCAATTGGTCCGTGGATCTGTGAAAGAGACCAAACATCAGCACCTACTTAGAAATCTCTCCACCCCGACGTGGTATTTTGAACAAGTTCTACTTTAATGAAGTACTGTTGTCGAATATATAAATTTTTGTCAGTTACGAAAGCATTTTCTCAGATGAAAGGAAACAATAAAACAGTGCCTCCAAACTGCAAATCTAACATGTGGCATGTTGAAGATACAAGCCATGCCGACGTGTCAGAATACAACAAACACTGATACACTGAGAAGCTGCTGTTGTAACAATTTAGcataaaaacatttcataacAAAGAGCAATGTTTTAATTTGTATTACTATCAAAATAAAGGTGATTCGGGGCCTTATTTCACCTGAAAGTCTGAAcaaaggttcatgttttttttttattatattgtaGAAGTTTAATCTTGTCAGGTTTGGTTTCAAGGTAATTATGTGAGAGGACAAATTAAACTTTATATGACAAACCTACTTACTGCCATCATCTACACAAGCTGTATCTAAACTTGCCACCGACTGGTTTATATGTGGGCGTGCATTTGATACTGGCTTTAAATTTGACTCCTATCACCCTTTGAATTAATGAAGATGAATGAGCGCAGAACATTTTATGATGGCATCACACTGAAACTTGacactctttctctctcttctcaCCAAAAACATACCCGGTAACTGTTGAAAGTTGGTTCCTGTCGACTTTTGTACGACGTTGTAAGAAAatatttcagttaaaaaaagttGTCTCCCCCTCTCTACATGTGCTACTGTGGCTAATTTTTCCGTTCACTTCTTCGACAGCCTGCCAGAAGAAAAGTTCAAAGAAATGTTTTCAACccagaagcaaaaaaaaaaaaaaaaaaaaaactacatttcaaTTTGTCACAGACTGATACCGGCTCATTTCATGAGTACAGGAAAGGTTTCAATCCtgctgtttttgttcagttcaaAGCTAAGAAGTTAAGTGTGACTGGGCATTCAATGTCAGAAacttattaaagaaaaaaacatcaaatacaaCTTTGAATTTCTAGGAGAAGCACATTGGTCTCGTCTTTGAACAAACCATCCTTCTGATGTCACGTCTAAAAGTTACTCACTGCGTCAGCCAGCTCAGGCCAACCCATCGCCATCACCACAGTATCATCTGAATTTGGAGGAGTCTCCAGATTCCAATAGGTCAGCTTGTCAAACACAGATGATACCCTCACTGTCCTGTCCTGGAGATACATACATGTGCATTAGCAACATAATAGACACAGTGACAAAATTCTCTCCAACTGTATATGTGATTGTATGCCTCATACAGACAGTGCTTTGCCTTATGTATGAATGACCCAAAGTGTTGGTCAGGTTTTGTATCATGACAGATAAGTTCAGCTGCGTTTACCTCTTGATCAGAGCTGGGCTTGTTGATCTCTTTTAGCACCAAGCCTGTGTAGCCTTCCGGACAGCTGATCTCCTGCCCCTTTAGCTCTCGTCCTCTGAATGACACCGTCTTCTCTgcaattcaaatcaaatcaaacttcatttatatagcacttttcatacaaaaaagcagcacaaagtgctttacataataaaagcaataatgaaatcaattcatgcataaactcatacacaacatcacaccgacaaccacactgcacacataaaCTAGCAAACATAGAAGCTGGTTAATATTTTATTACCACAATTGGAGATCGCTTGTGTCAAAGGTAAAGTTTGAGAGGATGCACATGTACTCTATTACATGTACCTTGCTTGTGATCTTTTGTGGTAGCAGTGAAGTATTGTGAGACTTGGGCTGGACCGTTGTGCTCAATCTCACAGGGCATGAGGTGGACAGGCGCTCGCTTTGCCTGTCCCACCGAAGACGCCTGAAGATGAGTAACACTGGTGTTGCAGGACATCCTGTAGCTGGAAGATATCAGAATCAGGAAAAACTTTATTTAGGTGAGGTGAGGACACAAAAAATTACTCTCTTGCGTTAAACCAAAATTTCGTTTATCCTGCACAGCAaattcagcttctttttttttttttttttaaatcccaaatgtaaaaatgattAGTTTCAAATCTATATTTAGCTTCTCTAAGCATAATGAATAGTATGACGGAGCAGGCAGCACTGTTACAATCTtgtcaactaaaaaaaaaaaagctaaacatGATTTGGAGTTATTTCAGAACTGGCTTAGTGCTGACCGGAAGGAAAATTATCAACTTATTTATCTGGTGGCGAAAAAACTtttgcagtttcttttttttttttagaatcatTTTACGTGTTCAACGTACCATATGGCTGTCTGACAGTCTGGGAATCAAGATAGTCTCTTTTAGTGTTTTTACTCTGAGTTGTAAGATCTGCTGGATGCTCTGAGGTTGTTGAAAGTGCTTCTTTATGAGAAGCTGTATGTAGTTTAATGACAACTTGACACGAGAACTCCATTTAAGATTTTACAAACAACGAACATACCGTAGCTATTAAATATTTTCCAATAATACTGTGTGTTTTGAGTTAAACAGCTAAGATAGCCAGTAGAGAAATGTTACTCAGATTTTACCTTTCAGGTATCCCaaacgataaaaacatgaaatgtgTGTAAAACTGTATATTTTCCGGCTAGCGCAAGGCGCAGCGTGTGATTGGACCAAAGCGTCTTCTTCTACGCTAAAATATATTTTGGCGGGGTCTCTCTGCTCGGTCACAGGATGTCTCCCCCTCTCGGTGAGACGTTACTCTGCTCGGTTTGCTGGCTTCAGATCAGAGGTGGTCAATAAGAAAATGTGTTGCATGACACACAAAGTTCAACAAAACTCAGTTTTATATTTAGTTTCGTCCATTGAACTTTGcgattattatcattatcaattaaaaattttaattcacaacttctatttttttttttacaactccACAGTAAAAAGTGAAATGAAACGTGCACCACCCAAAAGTTTGGGcacctttaatttttttctatgGTCTGAAACCTGAATAGGCTTGTGATGGTTGTGACTTGCTCACAGTCGTAGTTACAGTGTTCCAGGCAATATCAGTTCATAGAAACAGTGCAAGTCAGGTTTTCTTAAGCACAGGGATGAATTAATCCTGTTTCACCATTGGGATAAATTAAATTTTAGGTATTTCTTACATTAAACCTTCCTCTAAAAGCAATGTTTATCTGGGAGGTTATTTTTGAAAGGCTGTAGGAAGTGAGTACAGACAGGGCACAATGCAACAAATTCTTTACACCATCCCGGCTGTGGTTGATACACAACTGAACTTTATACTAAAATGCAGAGATTCAATTTTCTCCAACAATTTCCTTTAGACTCAGTTACATTATCactttcttgttttttgtttgctagGCAACAAAACTATTTGGTCTGGTCGAGGGAAAGATTAAAATAGGTACATAATGTTAGTTAATTAGAATGCCTCTCTTCCAAAAATGTTCTTTCTACCTTTGGACTTGTGTTGCAGCCAGTTGCACAATTAACATATTACTGTTGGAGGGAAGAATTAATTCTGAAAGCAAACATCACACCATCTCTTAGAAAACTGAAGATCAAGAGAGAACTGCTTCCACAACAAGATAATGAGTTTAAGCACACGCGAAAACCCACCATGGATTAAGTGAAGAGAGCCAAGCAGAAGATTTTGCCACTGAAAATCTGTATAGAACTCTGAAAAACTCCATCTACAAGACAGCCTCAAAACTAAAACGCCTCTTGGAAGAATAAATGAAAATTCACCTAAAAAAAGATGGATGCAAGAGTCTTTGGCAAGCTGTTACTTGTCAAAAGTGGTGTTAATAAACACCAGGGACCCCAAACATTTGACTGGGCCcccttttcaaatgtttttcttttatttgtcattttgaaaGTCTCATACTAACTGACAAAAAATATATCAATGTGGGTACAGAAAACAGGTCTCCTCATTTAATTAACTTTTAATGTAGTAATTTTCAATCGAAAGTCAGTCATTTTGTACAACTTATACAACAGTATAAGTTATACAAACAACAATATATAAACAACAGTATACAACCGTGTTGCTGCAGTCAAGCCTTGCCCCTGCTGCCATTGTCATGTTCAAGATCTCTGTCCCAGTTGGAAGAAGTATCACTCTTCATGTGGGATGGACTAAAGCCCGTCCAATGGCAGCTTTTGAGGCATCGATGATAAGATACTTGAGTATGTTCTTGTTCACATTTCACAAAGACCAGCGTGGACTGAAAGACAGCAGGGAGTGATTTCCAAACAGCTCATAGTTGGCCAACAGGAAACAGAGGTGAGTTTTCAATAGCATGACAGACATATTACTGCTGGATACTGAGCTGATATTAGACTGCTTTCTACTAGTTTTCAGTTAAGATGAATATGCATTCAGTAATTGTATTTCAATCTGaaagttttctttcttcttttatccTCACCTTAAGATGCACAAAATGAGAAACAACATAACTTGATTTTCTAGATACTGAGAATTCGTCATAGACACGATTAAAACGCTAATATTAAAGCACAGCTTATTGCTGTCTCATAAACTTAGTGTCTTCTTTGCTTCTGAACACTGCTGTCAGAGTGGCTGCTGACTGTTGACACAGTTTGGAGTCATCTGATGTGAAAGGCCTCTGCTTGTGACTGTGATTGGACTCAGTGGTTTTGCAGATCTCAGAGCTTTGAATGTAAAGGCTTGTGTACTTACTTCAAAACATCATCTGCCACACTGAGTTTTGGGGTCTGTGTGCAACATTCCAGGAAAATCCAAACCAGGGAACTTTTCACACAACATTTCAACCTGGCTGAACCGCCTCTAACTGGAAGAGTATGTGCCCTACAGTAACTTCTACACAATAACTTTTGATTAGTCTTGTGAAATGTTCCACtgctttattctttattttattgtttgtttatcttttttgtGGATTTTTAGATTTCATGGATCAAGAAAGTCATCTCCCTTTAGAAGATATTGGAGAATTTTCAGTCATCATTGGCCGGACGCTGCTGAAGCTCCGGGATGTTGTTAACTCGGCGATTTTACGTGTCCGTCTGAGACTTTTACAGAGCTTCACTGTGTTCTCTGTGGTTcttctgctcctctgcatcgCCGCCTTTTTATATGGGAGCTTCTACTACTCTTACATGCCCAGAGCGGCTTTCTCTACACCTGTGCACTATTCCTACAGGTGTGCGTGTCTGGTTGTGTGCAGCTCTAAACTGAAAAGTGGAGTTTCTTTGTGTTGTGATTTAATCTTTTTTGCTCTCAGTGTTTCTCTGTTAATCATGTTTTTCGCCACAGGACTGACTGTGAATCTCCTGCTTCTTTCTTATGTTCTCATCCTGTTGCCAACGTCTCTCTGATGAGAAACAAGAAAAACGTATGTTTACGTGCGAGCATCTGCAATATGGCTGTCTTTATGTCCTTAAAATTCATCAATTCAAGACTGTGATTTGATGTTTAACGTATACACAGGTGCTGACGTTTGGCCAGGTCTATCGGATCTCTTTGCAGCTGGAGATGCCTGATTCTCCAACCAATCATGACTTGGGGATGTTCATGATCAAGACAACCTGTTTCTCTGAGTATGGAGGGCAAGTTGCAGCCTCTGCTCGCTCTGTAAGATGCACTTTCCTGGGTGGCCCCACATATATGCATGAACAAATAGTCAACACCTACAGTGATTCATATTGCTGTGTGTTTCTCAGGCAAGACAACTGCTGAAGGCCTCCAGCtctcgctttgtgagtacagtgCTGACGCATGATAACCTTTTAATCACACAGCCTCGTCAGAGCCGGATTAGAGCTGCTTATGCTTGTGCAGAGCTCCCCTGCAACAGAAGGTGATCTCAGTGTTCTCAGGCAACAACATCAATTATACAGATGCGAGTTGAATTTAAACAGTGCAGCAGTGTTCACAGAGTCCACCTTCTATAGTTTAAGCAAACTGGTACAACAGTCAACATCATATCAGAGGGTGTTTACATGATAGTTTTTGTTTGACTCAATTGAATTGCATGTTAGAGTTTCACTTGTAGTTGAGGATCCAAATAACCACTTATCGttgattttacatttatttgacattttctaACCCAACCCTTTTGGACCTGAGGTTGTATCTGCATAGAGAATATCAGGCTCACAAAAGAGTCTGTTTTAATCAAAATAATATCCCCTGCCTCACACTACCGCCTCAGAAATGTTTAGGTTTGTCAGTGATGATCCACCAAAGAATGAAGAAAGAAGAGTGCACTGGGATCAGCTTTGTTTAAGTTTACTAAAATTGAGCACATAACCCAATCAAGGAGTCATTCTGAGGTTAACTACTCAGAATTCATTACAACATCAAGCATTCTTACCCAAACACTGATCACGCCGTCACTGAAAACGTCTCGTTCTGCTGTGGTCAGGGCATGCTGCGGTACCAGTCCAACCTCCTGAAGACTCTGGGAACGCTGCTCTTCCTCCCGGCCTTCCTGACCGGAGCAGCTGAGCAAAAACAAGTGCTGGATGTGGAGCTCTTCTCAGAGTACATAGATGATCCCGTAAGTCAGAGGGAGATATTCCATAACAAAATTCATAAGTAGGTGAAAACAACTGCTTAAGGATAAGAGGCACGGTTATGGTTCCGCTGAGGGGAGATAACGTTACAGTTTTGTTCCCTGTATTCAGTATGTCCCTTCAGTCACAGCTGTCATTGAGATCCTGTCCAACAAGGTCCAGATCTACTCATCTCATCTGTACATTCACGCTCATTTCACTGGCATAAGGTGAGATCTACTGCACGCACAAACCTGAACTCTTTCCTGGGTCAGACAGTTCTGTTTCTCTCCTGCTTCTTTATTGTTCAAATCACGACTGTCCAAATGTAACGTTGTGTCAGGATTGATGTTAAACATCAGGTTTTGCTTATATTTGTCAGAGTATCAAAGATTAAACCTTCAGGTCAACGGCCAACGTGATCTCACCACAGCACATTCAGTGCCTGCATTACCCCAGGCTTTCAATACTAAAAACACCtcattaaaatataaaaacgCTGTaacattttcctgttttttttcttctttctgtaTTCTCTCTTCAGATACTTGCTCTTCAACTTCCCTGTCCTCTCAGCTCTTGTGGGTGTGTCCAGTAACTTCATCTTCCTCAGCTTCCTCTTTATCCTCAGCTACACGAGGCAGCTGTTGAGAGTGGAACAGAAACCAGAGCAGGTGAGAGGAGAGATCCAGTTCTCCTGCAGGGCTGCACACTTCACGAGTTTGGGTCTAACTGAGAGTGGATAACTAGCTGTGAATCTCCAGGTGATGTAGCTCAGACTCATCTATCTCTGACTTCATTGCTGTTTACAGCTTACAGAAGATGGACAGCTGCCCGAGAAGAAGGACAACACAAACAACTGGCCACAGGATGTTGCTGCAGGTGCAAAGAAATAACACAAATTCGCACATGAACACACAATTTTGCTTTCAATGTTCCATCGTAACACTGGAATTTGAATCTATTTGGATCAGTCACTTAATAGTGACAATACAAGTGTTTTTAGTGAATTTGACGGCGGGTGTAAATTATTTGACAGGTACTGCAGAGCTGCTGGATCCCTACCAGATAGATCCGACAGATTTGGACAGGGAGGAGCTCCGTTCACACTTTGGCAACAACACAGAGATGCAGAATGTAAATACGCCCGGTCAAAGCGATCTAAGGGAATCTGAAGCAGCCTGAGGCCTTTAACGGAGGAGGAGAGAAAGTGCAGAGATTTATCCTGATTACGAGATGAAAGGATGAGGATTTCATGCAGATTTTTGGTGGAAAACGATTCAGAAAGAGCACATCATGTAGGCCTCACCGTGGTCTTTTAACTTTAATGTTATTGACACATTTATACCCTCATTGCCTCTAACAAATCAATaattttcactgcttttattAGTTTGCACTTCACGCAGTTTTAATCTGCAAATTAACAAGAAACTGCTGCTCTGAACTTAATGTTActcatcttaaaaaaaaaactgtattccCTCTGAAATGCTGCACAGTAGAAGAAGAAGTACCTCAAAACCGAGTTTTTCACAGAAGTAAATGTACACAGTTTTGCTATCGTGCCTCATTTTCACAATAAAATATTCCATTGCATGGGTATGTATTACACAACGTCCTTTTCCCAAAGTCTGATTTTATTTTGTGGCACATTAAAGTTGCAAAACATTTGAATATACACGTTCCTTCAACCATCCTCAGATGTTTCTAGAAGTCCTACGAGAACAGCAACTCAACATGTCCTATAACTATAGATTATTCCCCTGTACAGAACTGCTTCAGCTCTGGGATAGTGATGGTTTTCTCACATGAACTTCTCCATTAGGTTCTGCTCTAATATTTCTGCTTGGAACAACATCAGGACTTCTTGTGCTTGGGGTCTTTATCTTCATTATCCTCTTCTTCATGAGATATCCAGACATTTTTCTACATAATGTATCAGTATTATTGAGAATTTTT
Above is a genomic segment from Odontesthes bonariensis isolate fOdoBon6 chromosome 13, fOdoBon6.hap1, whole genome shotgun sequence containing:
- the zbtb3 gene encoding zinc finger and BTB domain-containing protein 3 translates to MMEFPQHSQQLLSALRSQRQRGFLCDCSVLVGSSRFLAHRAVLASCSPFFHMFYSDSPGGNTTTSSVTLDSDIVTSAAFGLLLDFVYEGVLQLDKSPPVEDILAAASFLHMNEVVRVCKKRLQRRGPLAEADSTRSDESGGLRKGSETGTEDDSGAEPIVAMAADHSNPITITVPLLSVSQVAERNQVESVKSEQRTGGSSSEARVQTPLSPDLADTTQPGMDIPPLTPGGELLQGLIASQSTQTSGGHTRLGSRGQGEGSALCSPCSTTEMYSHSSSQQPSSSSSSSQVPLSQAGGRSVVAFSQSESRIFTSAQLDENRLPRDNSVGDHSETDRRDAPGRGQQMVMLIQAPALTSKFQTNPRHSALQRAPPQIQIHSAVSLQRQSSDFHHAAQAQTLQAPPEDIGAPPTTRKERSHPLVDKVRTGKDGEDVKVKVEAIVISDEETEEEKEESRDGELVMEVEDEFEDDIQEEEMRSPQFLPSHPQGLLQINSHSGDYSFPLSPSSSSSGAGPSSQDTTTFTASLITPSTSQQHSDAPTYFQDLQDSMGSFVEDVPTCGVCGKTFSCTYTLRRHAIVHTRERPYECRYCYRSYTQSGDLYRHIRKAHDHTLPAKRSKADTEPSLPPQPPPPALS
- the rnaseh2c gene encoding ribonuclease H2 subunit C yields the protein MSCNTSVTHLQASSVGQAKRAPVHLMPCEIEHNGPAQVSQYFTATTKDHKQEKTVSFRGRELKGQEISCPEGYTGLVLKEINKPSSDQEDRTVRVSSVFDKLTYWNLETPPNSDDTVVMAMGWPELADAIHGPIED
- the LOC142397332 gene encoding seipin-like — its product is MDQESHLPLEDIGEFSVIIGRTLLKLRDVVNSAILRVRLRLLQSFTVFSVVLLLLCIAAFLYGSFYYSYMPRAAFSTPVHYSYRTDCESPASFLCSHPVANVSLMRNKKNVLTFGQVYRISLQLEMPDSPTNHDLGMFMIKTTCFSEYGGQVAASARSARQLLKASSSRFGMLRYQSNLLKTLGTLLFLPAFLTGAAEQKQVLDVELFSEYIDDPYVPSVTAVIEILSNKVQIYSSHLYIHAHFTGIRYLLFNFPVLSALVGVSSNFIFLSFLFILSYTRQLLRVEQKPEQLTEDGQLPEKKDNTNNWPQDVAAGTAELLDPYQIDPTDLDREELRSHFGNNTEMQNVNTPGQSDLRESEAA